A portion of the Zymoseptoria tritici IPO323 chromosome 8, whole genome shotgun sequence genome contains these proteins:
- the GSK3 gene encoding serine/threonine protein kinase (CMGC family, glycogen synthase kinase subfamily) → MSQNRPSAFQSLRMGEVIREKVQDGLTGETKEMQYTQCKIVGNGSFGVVFQTKLSPSGEDAAIKRVLQDKRFKNRELQIMRIVRHPNIVELKAFYYSNGDRKDEVYLNLVLEFVPETVYRASRHFNKLKTTMPILEVKLYIYQLFRSLAYIHSQGICHRDIKPQNLLLDPSSGILKLCDFGSAKILVENEPNVSYICSRYYRAPELIFGATNYTTKIDVWSTGCVMAELMLGQPLFPGESGIDQLVEIIKVLGTPTRDQIRTMNPNYMEHKFPQIKPHPFSKVFRKADPNAIDLISRLLEYTPTQRLSAVDAMVHPFFDELRDPNTRLPDSRHSTGSSKDLPVLFDFSHHELSIAPHLNHQLVPAHIKPVLASQGLDIDNLTPLSKDQMMARLD, encoded by the exons ATGTCACAGAATCGCCCATCGGCGTTCCAAAGCTTGAGAATGGGTG AGGTTATCCGCGAAAAGGTGCAGGATGGTTTGACTGGAGAAACAAAGGAGATGCAGTACACCCAGTGTAAGATTGTGGGCAATGGCAGCTTCGGTGTGGTCTTCCAGACCAAGCTCTCTCCCTCGGGTGAAGATGCGGCCATCAAGCGAGTCCTGCAGGACAAGCGGTTCAAG AACCGAGAGCTCCAAATCATGCGCATCGTCCGCCATCCCAACATCGTCGAACTCAAGGCGTTCTATTACTCCAACGGAGACAGG AAAGATGAGGTCTACCTGAATCTGgtcctcgaattcgtccCCGAGACTGTCTACCGCGCCTCGAGGCACTTCAATAAACTCAAGACCACCATGCCCATCCTCGAAGTCAAGCTGTACATCTACCAGCTCTTCCGCTCTCTCGCCTACATTCACTCTCAGGGCATCTGCCATCGAGATATCAAGCCGCAGAACCTTCTCTTGGATCCATCCTCGGGTATCCTCAAGCTGTGCGATTTTGGCAGCGCAAAGATTTTGGTGGAGAACGAGCCCAATGTTTCCTACATCTGCTCCAGATACTACCGCGCGCCGGAACTCATCTTTGGTGCTACTAACTATACCACCAAGATCG ATGTCTGGTCCACCGGGTGCGTCATGGCGGAGCTGATGCTCGGACAACCGCTATTCCCAGGCGAGTCTGGCATTGACCAGCTGGTGGAGATAATCAAGGTTCTTGGCACGCCGACGCGTGACCAGATCCGCACCATGAACCCGAATTACATGGAACACAAGTTTCCGCAAATCAAGCCGCATCCATTCAGCAAG GTGTTCCGTAAGGCCGACCCAAATGCGATCGACTTGATCTCACGGCTGCTTGAGTACACGCCGACGCAGCGCCTGTCGGCTGTCGATGCCATGGTTCATCCATTCTTTGATGAATTGCGGGATCCCAACACGAGACTCCCCGACTCTCGTCACTCTACCGGAAGCAGCAAGGACCTTCCCGTCTTGTTCGACTTCTCTCATCATG AACTCTCCATTGCTCCCCACCTCAACCATCAATTGGTCCCAGCTCACATCAAACCCGTCCTCGCCTCTCAGggtctcgacatcgacaactTGACACCATTGAGCAAGGATCAAATGATGGCTCGCTTGGATTGA
- a CDS encoding putative CDP-alcohol phosphatidyltransferase (Putative CDP-alcohol phosphatidyltransferase. Shows some sequence similarity to cardiolipin synthase. Predicted signal peptide. Predicted membrane localization.), with amino-acid sequence TTKSVRATVRSSLKNVNPHENIYNLPNFLTVTRLFAAPATAYLLLHDHHAWALGLFAYAGITDLVDGYLARKWKLQTVAGSVMDPMADKALMIIVTVTLAVKGAIPLYLATLILGRDASLALAALYYRYASLPSPKTFLRYWDFSLPSAEVHPTTVSKYNTLLQLLLIGATLTLPVLTATPTLASSLANAGVSDAVLANGVFGLQGVVAATTAWSGLSYAFLKNAVTILGTDEALKAKQGARGRAIIGVTFGSVVLVAAWLGVNR; translated from the exons ACCACCAAATCCGTCCGCGCAACCGTCCGCTCCTCCTTGAAAAACGTCAACCCTCACGAAAACATCTACAACCTCCCCAACTTCCTGACAGTAACCCGGCTCTTCGCCGCGCCAGCCACggcctatctccttctccacgaccaccacgCCTGGGCACTTGGTCTCTTCGCCTACGCCGGCATCACCGATCTCGTCGACGGCTACCTCGCGCGGAAATGGAAACTCCAAACCGTGGCGGGCAGCGTGATGGATCCCATGGCGGACAAAGCGTTGATGATCATCGTTACCGTCACATTAGCCGTCAAAGGCGCCATTCCTC TCTACCTAGCAACCCTCATCCTCGGCCGCGAcgcctccctcgccctcgcagccctctactaccgctacgccTCCCTCCCATCTCCGAAAACTTTCCTCCGCTACTGGGACTTCTCCCTCCCTTCCGCCGAAGTCCACCCGACCACCGTCTCAAAGTACAACACGCTCCTGCAATTGCTCCTCATCGGCGCCACTTTGACCCTCCCTGTTCTCACCGCCACGCCCACCCTCGCATCCTCACTAGCCAACGCTGGAGTGAGCGACGCCGTGCTAGCGAATGGCGTCTTTGGTCTACAAGGCGTCGTGGCGGCTACCACGGCTTGGAGTGGACTTAGCTATGCATTTTTGAAGAACGCGGTGACGATTCTGGGAACGGATGAGGCGTTGAAGGCGAAGCAGGGAGCGAGAGGCAGGGCGATTATTGGAGTTACGTTTGGGAGTGTGGTTCTTGTTGCTGCGTGGTTGGGTGTAAATCGG